The following proteins are co-located in the Bradyrhizobium sp. AZCC 2176 genome:
- a CDS encoding Mth938-like domain-containing protein yields MEIERTTFGTITIDGKTYEHDVIIRLSGEVTRRKKKLSKKYYGTSHILSKDEAKFIYEDGCEQLILGSGQIGNVHLSPEAETYFAKKGCTVLLQPTPKAIHTFNNSHAKKIGLFHITC; encoded by the coding sequence ATGGAGATCGAACGCACTACATTCGGCACCATCACGATAGACGGAAAGACCTATGAACACGACGTGATCATTCGTCTCTCCGGCGAGGTGACAAGGCGGAAGAAAAAGCTGTCGAAGAAGTACTACGGCACCTCGCATATCCTCTCGAAAGACGAAGCGAAGTTCATCTATGAGGACGGATGCGAGCAGCTAATTCTTGGTTCGGGCCAGATCGGCAATGTCCACCTGTCGCCGGAGGCGGAGACGTATTTCGCGAAAAAGGGTTGCACGGTCCTGTTGCAGCCGACCCCCAAGGCGATTCATACGTTCAACAACTCGCATGCAAAGAAGATCGGCCTTTTCCACATTACCTGCTAG